In one window of Skermanella rosea DNA:
- a CDS encoding ROK family transcriptional regulator, translated as MAVLIPGSSTAWSGLSASERAVLDLLFWSPGLSRDTISTRAAFSKTRTNAIVAGLIEQGLVEEIGLQESTGGRRAETIRINRGLGVLLGVDLDATRFDVAVFTPDLHLLARDGEEIDVRRGPGLVLSHVRARMRGLLARCGATADQVLGIGIGVPGPVNFDTAELVAPPLMPEWDSFSIRADLRADYAAPIFVDNDVNLMALGELWHLRRRLQDFLVIKVSTGIGCGIVCHGQVYRGANGSAGDVGHICVDTHGPRCHCGNIGCVEAMAAGPAIARMGAEAAQAGESPVLADMLAAKGAIDLGDVAQASRAGDAASNMIIQRAGARIGQMLASVVNFFNPSHVFIGGEGARIGPLFLASVRQSVYQRSLPLSTRNLQIQYTPLGEQAGLIGAGVLAMQEAMRDRARNGARGNLLEPSQLESAGP; from the coding sequence GTGGCTGTCTTGATTCCAGGGTCTTCGACCGCATGGTCCGGCCTGTCGGCCAGCGAAAGGGCCGTGCTGGACCTGCTGTTCTGGTCCCCGGGCCTGTCCCGCGACACGATCTCGACGCGCGCCGCCTTCTCCAAGACCCGCACCAACGCCATCGTCGCGGGCCTGATCGAGCAGGGCCTGGTCGAGGAGATCGGCCTTCAGGAATCGACCGGCGGCCGGCGCGCCGAGACGATCCGCATCAACCGCGGGCTGGGCGTGCTGCTGGGCGTCGATCTCGACGCCACCCGGTTCGACGTCGCCGTCTTCACCCCCGACCTCCACCTGCTGGCCCGCGACGGCGAGGAGATCGACGTGCGCCGGGGTCCCGGGCTGGTGCTGTCCCATGTCCGGGCGCGGATGCGCGGCCTGCTGGCGCGCTGCGGCGCCACGGCCGACCAAGTGCTCGGCATCGGCATCGGCGTTCCCGGCCCGGTGAATTTCGACACCGCCGAACTGGTGGCCCCGCCGCTGATGCCGGAATGGGACAGCTTCTCGATCCGCGCCGACCTGCGCGCCGACTATGCGGCGCCGATCTTCGTGGACAACGACGTGAACCTGATGGCCCTGGGCGAGCTGTGGCACCTCCGCCGCCGGCTGCAGGACTTCCTGGTCATCAAGGTCAGCACCGGCATCGGCTGCGGCATCGTCTGCCACGGGCAGGTCTATCGCGGGGCCAACGGCTCGGCCGGCGATGTCGGGCATATCTGCGTGGACACCCACGGCCCGCGCTGCCACTGCGGCAATATCGGCTGCGTCGAGGCCATGGCCGCCGGACCCGCCATCGCCCGCATGGGGGCGGAGGCGGCCCAGGCCGGCGAAAGCCCCGTGCTGGCCGACATGCTCGCGGCCAAGGGGGCAATCGATCTGGGCGACGTGGCCCAGGCCAGCCGCGCCGGCGACGCCGCGTCCAATATGATCATCCAGCGCGCCGGGGCGAGGATCGGGCAGATGCTGGCCTCCGTGGTCAATTTCTTCAACCCGTCCCACGTCTTCATCGGCGGGGAGGGGGCACGCATCGGGCCGCTGTTCCTGGCCTCCGTGCGGCAGAGCGTCTACCAGCGCTCCCTGCCGCTCTCCACCCGCAACCTCCAGATCCAGTACACCCCGCTCGGCGAGCAGGCCGGGCTGATCGGCGCCGGCGTCCTGGCGATGCAGGAGGCCATGAGGGACAGGGCCCGGAATGGGGCGCGGGGAAACCTGCTGGAACCCAGCCAGCTTGAGAGTGCCGGCCCATGA
- a CDS encoding sugar ABC transporter ATP-binding protein has product MSIAVRFDGIVKEFGSVRVLHGVGFELAPGRVYGLLGENGAGKSTLMKILSGYEQPTGGTVHVDGQPRTFRSSRDAEAAGIVLIHQEFNLAEDLTIQQNIFLGHERKRGWWLDEAAMRADTVRVLAQVGLDRDPDTPVRQLIVAEKQLVEIAKALARNARLLIMDEPTASLTPGETEALFALMAKLHGEGVTIVYISHKLDEVERTTDEVIVMRDGRFVTRQATRDVTRHQMANLMVGRELSDLYPPKDPAPAGKPPLLSVRGLNVPGWASGIGFEVQPGEILGFAGLVGAGRTELFEGLLGLRPHDVERIELDGREIRIRNPRDAVDQGLTYLSEDRKGKGLHVGFGLSENLTMMALEHYAKPWLRPREERRALETAVKDFGIRTGSLDVRAASLSGGNQQKLALAKVLHPRPKVVVLDEPTRGVDVGAKRDIYFLIQRLAREGRGVVVVSSELMELVGLCHRVAVMRAGRIQAVVDAQHLTEEELISHATGTKQ; this is encoded by the coding sequence ATGAGCATCGCCGTCCGGTTCGATGGAATCGTGAAGGAGTTCGGCTCCGTGCGCGTGCTGCACGGCGTCGGCTTCGAGCTGGCGCCCGGCCGGGTCTACGGCCTGCTGGGCGAGAACGGCGCCGGCAAGTCCACGCTGATGAAGATCCTCAGCGGCTACGAGCAGCCGACCGGCGGCACCGTCCATGTGGACGGCCAGCCCCGGACCTTCCGCAGCTCCCGCGACGCCGAGGCCGCCGGGATCGTCCTGATCCACCAGGAATTCAACCTGGCCGAGGACCTGACGATCCAGCAGAACATCTTCCTCGGCCATGAGAGGAAGCGCGGCTGGTGGCTGGACGAGGCGGCGATGCGGGCCGACACCGTCCGGGTGCTGGCCCAGGTCGGCCTTGACCGCGACCCCGACACGCCGGTCCGGCAGCTGATCGTGGCGGAGAAGCAGCTGGTCGAGATCGCCAAGGCGCTCGCCCGCAACGCCCGCCTGCTGATCATGGACGAGCCGACCGCCTCCCTGACTCCGGGGGAGACGGAGGCGCTGTTCGCCCTGATGGCCAAGCTCCACGGCGAAGGCGTCACCATCGTCTATATCTCCCACAAGCTGGACGAGGTGGAGCGCACCACCGACGAGGTGATCGTGATGCGCGACGGCCGCTTCGTCACCCGGCAGGCCACCCGCGACGTGACCCGCCACCAGATGGCCAACCTGATGGTCGGGCGGGAGCTGTCCGACCTCTACCCGCCCAAGGACCCGGCGCCCGCCGGCAAGCCGCCGCTGCTGAGCGTGCGCGGGCTGAACGTGCCCGGCTGGGCTTCGGGTATCGGCTTCGAGGTTCAACCCGGCGAGATCCTGGGGTTCGCCGGGCTGGTCGGCGCCGGCCGGACCGAGCTGTTCGAGGGACTGCTGGGCCTGCGCCCGCACGACGTGGAGCGGATCGAGCTGGACGGCCGGGAGATCCGCATCCGCAACCCGCGCGACGCGGTGGACCAGGGCCTGACCTACCTGAGCGAGGACCGCAAGGGGAAGGGCCTCCATGTCGGGTTCGGCCTGAGCGAGAACCTGACCATGATGGCGCTGGAGCACTACGCGAAGCCCTGGCTCCGCCCCCGCGAGGAGCGCCGCGCGCTGGAGACGGCTGTGAAGGATTTCGGCATCCGCACCGGATCGCTGGACGTCCGCGCCGCCTCCCTGTCGGGCGGCAACCAGCAGAAGCTGGCGCTCGCCAAGGTTCTCCACCCCCGGCCCAAGGTGGTCGTCCTGGACGAGCCGACCCGCGGCGTCGATGTCGGCGCCAAGCGGGACATCTATTTCCTGATCCAGCGGCTGGCGCGCGAAGGGCGCGGCGTCGTCGTGGTCTCGTCGGAGCTGATGGAACTGGTCGGCCTGTGCCACCGCGTCGCGGTGATGCGCGCGGGCCGCATCCAGGCCGTCGTCGACGCGCAACATCTGACCGAAGAGGAGCTGATCTCCCATGCGACGGGAACGAAGCAGTGA